The Lepus europaeus isolate LE1 chromosome 6, mLepTim1.pri, whole genome shotgun sequence genome includes a window with the following:
- the CDX2 gene encoding homeobox protein CDX-2, which produces MYVSYLLDKDVSMYPSSVRHSGSLNLAPQNFVSPPQYPDYGGYHVAAAAAAAANLDSAQSPGPSWPAAYGAPLREDWNGYAPGGAAAAANAVAHGLNGGSPAAAMGYSSPADYHPHHHPHHHPHHPAAAPSCASGLLQTLNPGPPGPPATAAAEQLSPGGQRRNLCEWMRKPAQPSLGSQVKTRTKDKYRVVYTDHQRLELEKEFHYSRYITIRRKAELAATLGLSERQVKIWFQNRRAKERKINKKKLQQQQQQQQQQPPPPPPQQPPPPQPGPLRSVPESLSPVSSLQGSVPGSVPGVLGPAAGVLNPTVTQ; this is translated from the exons ATGTACGTGAGCTACCTCCTGGACAAGGACGTGAGCATGTACCCCAGCTCCGTGCGCCACTCGGGCAGCCTCAATCTGGCGCCGCAGAACTTCGTCAGCCCCCCGCAGTACCCGGACTACGGCGGCTACCACGTGGCGGCAGCGGCCGCGGCCGCGGCGAACTTGGACAGCGCGCAGTCCCCGGGGCCGTCCTGGCCGGCCGCGTACGGCGCCCCGCTCCGCGAGGACTGGAACGGCTATGCGCCCGGGGGTGCCGCGGCCGCCGCCAACGCCGTCGCGCACGGCCTCAACGGGGGCTCGCCGGCCGCCGCCATGGGCTACAGCAGCCCCGCCGACTACCACCCGCATCACCACCCGCACCACCACCCGCACCACCCGGCCGCCGCGCCTTCCTGCGCCTCCGGGTTGCTGCAGACGCTCAACCCTGGCCCGCCCGGGCCCCCAGCTACCGCTGCCGCCGAGCAGCTGTCCCCCGGCGGGCAGCGGCGGAACCTGTGCGAGTGGATGCGGAAGCCGGCGCAGCCGTCCCTTGGAAGCCAAG TGAAAACCAGGACGAAAGACAAATACCGTGTGGTGTACACAGACCACcagcggctggagctggagaAGGAGTTTCACTACAGCCGCTACATCACCATCCGCAGGAAAGCTGAGCTGGCCGCCACGCTGGGGCTCTCTGAGAGACAG GTGAAAATCTGGTTTCAGAACCGCAGAGCCAAGGAAAGGAAAATCAACAAGAAGAAGttgcagcaacagcagcagcagcagcagcagcagccgccgccgccgcccccacaGCAGCCGCCCCCGCCTCAGCCAGGTCCCCTGCGGAGCGTCCCGGAGTCCCTGAGCCCCGTGTCTTCCCTGCAAGGGTCCGTGCCCGGCTCGGTGCCCGGGGTCCTGGGGCCGGCCGCGGGCGTGTTGAACCCCACTGTCACCCAGTGA